AGATCTAAGGAATTCTAGATGCAACCATTAGGGCCAGGGGAGTCTTGGCAGTGGCTTTGGCAGCGGTTACTGTCGGGGGTGTTAGTGCTTCTCGTAGCTAGTAGCAGCCCATTCCTCTGGAGCTAGCCCTGGACCTGCAGGAGGATGACCAGACTCAATTCGTCGTCGCTCCGTTCGTGGTGCAAGAATGGCTGGATCTACTGCAGCGATCGCCTGAGTAATGCCTTCTATCTGTAAGCAATAAAAAAGCTGGGTTGAGGTGATTCTGGAAACCCAGAGTCCTCAATCCAGCTTTGACCAGTGCTAGGAGCACACGCGAGCCTACAGGATGACTCTATAATCCGCCAGCAACTAGAAACTGCCAATCCTGAAAAGTTCAGGAAAGTTCAGGTGTCTGTTCAGGGAATAGTCACCTATTCAGGATCTAATTCGGCAGAATCAACGAATTGGGCAGGGGATTAAAGCCATACTCCGGCAGGGGCTGATAGTCAGTGGCGTTGAGGTGTTTAATCCGCTCGGCAAAGACCTCATGTAATCCCTCTAGGCAGTCACACAGCCAGTGGTAATAGTCTGGCCACTGGTCCCGGTTATCGAGGTCGACCTCGGTGAGGGTGCAATAGATGGCACAGGCCTTGTGATCGGCTTGGTCGTCCCAGACTAGGGGATAGCCCATTTCAGCTGCGATCGCATCTTGCTCAGTTGCCAGCAGATAGAAATGGGGCTGGGCATCCTCACCAGACAGCAACAGTTCAGCATGTAACGTCTGATGCTCCCGATCGACACTGGCGTATAAGCGGAATCCGGCCCGACCGATGGCAAAGCCCATGGCACTGTGATGGGGAGGAGCCCCAGGCTTAACGATGCTGCCACGGCGATCGAGGTGCTGGCAGAGGCCTGTCCAAAACTCCAGATTTTGTAGCTGACCTTCTGTTAGGGGCTCTGGCTCCTTCTCCAGTTTCTCTGCAGCAACTGGCTCGCCCCCCTCTGGCCCCTCCAGAAAGGCAGCAGAGGCTTCGGTAGGTTGAATAACGGGATTGCACTTCGCGGCCATGGCGGTCTTGCCGATGCGCCATAGCTCCAGCTCAACCCCGCAAAACCATTGCCTAGCCGTGGTTACCTGGTTCAGCCAGGCCAAAGTCTGTTGGTGGGCAGCAGTCAGGCTAGCCACTACCCAAATCACCCCATCCACCTGCCATTGGGCCGCTCGGGTTAGAAGTTGTCCCAGATGGAGATCATCGGCTGTCCCGAGCTGGGGCTCGATCACCACCCGGGCCCCAGTCACCCTCTCCTGGCAGAGCAAGGCCCGAGGATGGGCTGCATCCTCATCACCGTTGGGATCAGCATCTGGCATTGGCGCCAATTGCAGCCCCAATGCCTCCCCTAAAAGCCTGAGATTCTCTGGCTCCGATAGCCAGGGAACGATTTCAGCATCTTCGTGCCAATAGACGGTGGGATCTAGCTTTTCCAGGCGACCCAGAGTCGGCTTCGAAGATTTTTTAGGGGGCATTGGCTAACACAAAAGCAATCTTCTACCGATCCTACTAGCGGTGAGGTCGTCCGTGGTACTGGCCTGCGCCTAAGTCAACCCGACCAGTTGGGTACTCAATTCCCACATATGTTCCCCCCGTTGATCATCGCGGGCCTGGGGCGATACTTGCTGCACGAAGGACTTACGGTTCTTCTTCTGGCGATTGCCCCAACTCCAATACGCCCCGGACTGGCGATATTCTGGCGCTGCCACCACATCGGCCACTCGCTCACCAGCTAGTTCTTGGGAGACATAGCCGCCGGTGATGTATTTCTGGAACAGGGGAAAGAGTCTCTGAAACAGCCGATAGTGATTGCGGAAGAGGGGCGTATCGGCGACACAGCCGGGATAGAGAGAGCTGAAGGTAATGCCAGTGGAGTCGTGATAGCGGCGATGGAGTTCTCGCATAGTCAGAACATTGCATACCTTACTGTCTTTATAGGCTTTCACTGGCTCAAAGGATTTGCCATCAATCATCGTGACTGGCTCTTTGAAGCCTGCCGCGAATCCCTCCAGATTTCCCAGGTTGGGGCGAGGGGGAATCTTACCACCCAGTTCATCTGGATTATGGGTAACAGTGCCTAAAATCACCATGCGCTTATCTGAATAGGGGGATCGCTTCATATCCTCTAGCATCAGATTGCAGAGGAGAAAATGGCCCAGATGATTCGTGGTCATGGTGAGCTCATAGCCCTCAGGACTGCGCAGAGGCTGCTTCAGTAATGGCATGTAGATGGCAGCATTACATACCAGGGCATCTAGGGACCGGCCCAAGGACCTAAAGCTGCTGACAAAATTACGCACACTCTGTAAATTTCCCAAGTCAATGGGCATCAGGGTGTGATTGTCTGGAGGAATCTCCAGGTCTTGGGCAGCGGCTTTTGCCTTCTCTAGATTGCGGCAGGCCATAATGACGTGCCAGTCACGGCTGGCCAGGGCCTTGGCAGCGTACAGACCCACCCCTGACGAGGCTCCGGTAATCACAACCGTTGGTTTCTGATTGTTTCCCATCGTTTAGACTTCGCTGATTGCTACGGACTGTTTACAGGGATACACCATAGCGCCCCCTGCCTATGGGGCCTAGGGCGCTCTATAAGTGCTTTAGTTCAAATGTTAAGCAAGTATGAGGATCACCTTGCGATATTTTGAGAAAAGTTTTCAAACGTAGGGCAAGCCTCATTAGTTCTCTAGGCCAGACCGATTGGGGGGATGCGGATCGCGATAAGATAGGGGGTCTGTGTGTCGCCGAGTGTTTGATATGTCCCAGAGCTTTCGTATTACCCTATTGCCCGGTGACGGTATCGGTCCTGAAATCATGGCAGTGGCGGTGGCTCTGCTCAAAGCCGTGGGGCAACGATTAGACCTAACCTTTAGCTTTCAAGAGGCCCTCATTGGCGGGGCGGCTATCGACCAGACTGGGGTTCCCCTACCTGAGGACACGTTGACTCAGTGTCGGCAGAGTGATGCGGTGCTGCTAGCCGCCATTGGTGGCTACCAATGGGATAGTTTGCCGCGACCCCAGCGCCCTGAGACGGGATTGTTGGCATTGCGATCGGGGCTAGGATTATTTGCTAACCTGCGGCCTGCCAGGGTTTTGCCCCAATTAATCGATGCCTCATCCCTGAAGCGGGAGGTGGTCGATGGGGTCGACATCATGGTGGTGCGGGAGTTGACCGGCGGCGTCTATTTTGGTCAACCCAAAGGTATTTTTGAGGCGGAGACAGGCCAACGGCGCGGGGTGAATACTATGGCCTATGACGAGGCTGAGGTCGACCGCATCGGACGGGTGGCCTTTGAGATTGCCCGCAAACGCCGGGGCCAGCTTTGCTCGGTGGATAAGGCCAATGTGCTCGAGGTGTCGCAACTGTGGCGCGATCGCATCTCGGCCCTAGGGGCAGACTACCCCGATGTCACCCTCTCCCATATGTATGTAGATGCGGCGGCCATGCAATTGGTGCGCTGGCCCCAGCAATTCGATACCATCGTCACCGGCAACCTGTTTGGCGACATTCTCTCCGATGAAGCCGCCATGCTGACGGGCAGCATCGGCATGTTGCCATCGGCTAGCCTAGGGGCCGATGGCCCTGGGGTCTACGAACCCGTGCATGGGTCGGCCCCGGATATCGCCGGTGAAGATAAAGCCAACCCTCTGGCCCAGGTGTTGAGTGTGGCCATGATGTTGCGCTACGGGCTGGATCAGCCAGCGGCAGCAGACCAGCTAGAGCAAGCAGTGATGACCGTCCTGGATCAGGGCTATCGCACCGCCGATATCATGGCCGCAGGCTTGACGGCAGTAGGTTGTCAGGCCATGGGAGAGGCCCTACTGCGGGCGCTGGCTTAACCCCTCAGCCCTATCTAGACTAGTGGCCGGCTAACAGCCAAGCTCCCTATCGCAGTTGGATTTGTGATAATAAGCATTACACATTTGCCCCATCCGGGTAGATCGTTTACAGTCATGCATAAATCGGTGTCATAGAGGTACCTCACCGTGTACGGTTTGCAGCAGTCCCCCCTTCCTGAAGCTCCCTTCATGCCACCATCGGCTCCAGAGCCCCATGGTCTGCCACCGATGTTGGACCCGGGCCTGCTCAAGGCGGCACGGCAAATCTATCGCACTTACTATGAGGTACATCCTGAGGAGATGCAACGCCCAATCGGGGTGGCCATTAGCCGCAAAACCCGACGCGGCAAGTTGATTTTCAGCGAGCGGCCGGTGCTATTGCCCAGCGAATGCTTTATTCCCTTGAGTCAGATCGAGCCAGGGCTGCATTAACTCCCCCTTAAGCCATCTACCCTAACATTTTCTCCTGTGTCCCCACTGCCATTGCTGCTGCCGTCGCTGTTGGTGTTTCTGTTGGGGGCATCCGTCGGCAGTTTTTTGAATGTGGTGATTTATCGTCTGCCGGCCGGTCTGTCGTTGCTGCGCCCCCCCTCTCGGTGCCCCCAGTGTCATACTCGCTTAAAGCCCTATGACAACTTGCCAGTGGTGGGGTGGCTGTGGCTGCGGGGTCGTTGTCGCTACTGTCGCGCAGCTATTCCCATACGCTATCCCCTGGTGGAGGCCTTGGTAGGCGGATTATTTTTGGGTACGTTTTGGCAGTTTGGGTTGGCCTGGACCACGGTGGCCTATTGGGGATTGTTGAGTTGGTTGGTGGCCCTAACATTCATTGATTTGGATACCTTGACTTTGCCCAATAGCCTGACCCAATCGGGCTTAGTGGTGGGGTTAATGGTTCAAGCCG
This portion of the Halomicronema hongdechloris C2206 genome encodes:
- the leuB gene encoding 3-isopropylmalate dehydrogenase, with the translated sequence MSQSFRITLLPGDGIGPEIMAVAVALLKAVGQRLDLTFSFQEALIGGAAIDQTGVPLPEDTLTQCRQSDAVLLAAIGGYQWDSLPRPQRPETGLLALRSGLGLFANLRPARVLPQLIDASSLKREVVDGVDIMVVRELTGGVYFGQPKGIFEAETGQRRGVNTMAYDEAEVDRIGRVAFEIARKRRGQLCSVDKANVLEVSQLWRDRISALGADYPDVTLSHMYVDAAAMQLVRWPQQFDTIVTGNLFGDILSDEAAMLTGSIGMLPSASLGADGPGVYEPVHGSAPDIAGEDKANPLAQVLSVAMMLRYGLDQPAAADQLEQAVMTVLDQGYRTADIMAAGLTAVGCQAMGEALLRALA
- a CDS encoding protochlorophyllide reductase — its product is MGNNQKPTVVITGASSGVGLYAAKALASRDWHVIMACRNLEKAKAAAQDLEIPPDNHTLMPIDLGNLQSVRNFVSSFRSLGRSLDALVCNAAIYMPLLKQPLRSPEGYELTMTTNHLGHFLLCNLMLEDMKRSPYSDKRMVILGTVTHNPDELGGKIPPRPNLGNLEGFAAGFKEPVTMIDGKSFEPVKAYKDSKVCNVLTMRELHRRYHDSTGITFSSLYPGCVADTPLFRNHYRLFQRLFPLFQKYITGGYVSQELAGERVADVVAAPEYRQSGAYWSWGNRQKKNRKSFVQQVSPQARDDQRGEHMWELSTQLVGLT
- a CDS encoding prepilin peptidase, giving the protein MSPLPLLLPSLLVFLLGASVGSFLNVVIYRLPAGLSLLRPPSRCPQCHTRLKPYDNLPVVGWLWLRGRCRYCRAAIPIRYPLVEALVGGLFLGTFWQFGLAWTTVAYWGLLSWLVALTFIDLDTLTLPNSLTQSGLVVGLMVQAGDGWLTGGLSASIQGFMAGVVGALAGLWLFDLMGLGASVALGQTALGGGDSKLAALLGAWLGWSGMLLSGFLACGLGAFIGGGAIALRVLHRRQPMPFGPFLALGAIVTLFWGDALIGAYVHLFFPTL
- a CDS encoding DUF4268 domain-containing protein, which codes for MPPKKSSKPTLGRLEKLDPTVYWHEDAEIVPWLSEPENLRLLGEALGLQLAPMPDADPNGDEDAAHPRALLCQERVTGARVVIEPQLGTADDLHLGQLLTRAAQWQVDGVIWVVASLTAAHQQTLAWLNQVTTARQWFCGVELELWRIGKTAMAAKCNPVIQPTEASAAFLEGPEGGEPVAAEKLEKEPEPLTEGQLQNLEFWTGLCQHLDRRGSIVKPGAPPHHSAMGFAIGRAGFRLYASVDREHQTLHAELLLSGEDAQPHFYLLATEQDAIAAEMGYPLVWDDQADHKACAIYCTLTEVDLDNRDQWPDYYHWLCDCLEGLHEVFAERIKHLNATDYQPLPEYGFNPLPNSLILPN